The Cytophagia bacterium CHB2 DNA window CGCCTGCCCAAAAATAAATTCCCACACGCAGAACTAAATTCGCATAAACTCCCGCCAGCGCATCGTCCAACACGATGCCCCAGCCGCCATGAAGTTTCTCGACCTGCCGCACCGGAAACGGCTTGACAATGTCGAACAGCCGAAACAACGCAAATCCTGCCCAAATGGTGACGGCGTTCAGCGGCAGAAAGGCCAGCGTGACCGCCATTCCAATCACTTCATCGATGATGACTTCGGAGGGATCGGAATTGTTGCCGGCGGTTGCGAGGCGTTGCGCGGCCCACACCGCGATGAGGGCCAGCGCGAGCAAGGCGGCGGTGAACCAAAACGGGGGAAGATAAGGCGGAAAGCAGAGAAATGCAAGGACGGCGGCAAGGCTGCCGAACGTGCCGGGCGCGACCGGAGCATAACCCAGCCCGCCCACGGTTGCGATCACTCGCGCGAGGGTTTGGGAGAAGGCGGGCACCTCACTTCGCCAGGTTGCGGGCAGCGAAGATACGAAAAAAAAACTGGCCCAGGTTGCGCAGATGGCCGCGGTTTTCGTAAAGGTATTGCACGCCGGTGGCAATCGTGATCAACGTCACGAGATGCATCATGACCGGGATGAGGCGAAATTCATCGATCCAGTGCAGCCATTGCGGCATCGCGGCGTCGAGGAAATAGGATTGCGCGATGAGATAGAGCATGATGAGATAAATCGCGGCCATCTGGCTGGCGGTTTTCCATTTCGCCGAGACGCTGGTGACGACGGGCTTGTTTTTATATTGCGCATACGTGCGCAGCAGCGTGATCAAAACATCACGCGCCGCAATCGCGATCACCATCCACATCGCGACGTATTCGTACAGCGCGAACGCAAAGAACGTCGAAAGCGTGAGAATCTTGTCCGCGAGCGGATCCCAAAACGCGCCCCACGCCGAGATTTTTCCGGACTTGCGCGCGAGATAACCGTCGTACCAATCTGTCATGACGGCAATAAAAAAAACGCCGAGCGAGGCAAAACGATACGCCAATCCCGCCGGGAAGAGCAGCGCAACAACTACCGGTGCGAGCACCATGCGCGAGATTGTGAGGACGTTGGAGAGGGTCATGGTTGGCCTCAACAGTTGATTCGAAGACAAGTCACGGTTTCACCCCGCACTGAAGTAATGCGCGGTTACCACGCCACACGGCCTGTCAATGCGCGGGAGAGTGTAACCTCGTCGGTGAATTCCAAATCGCCGCCCACCGGCAGGCCGCGCGCCAGGCGGCTTACCTTTATACCAAGCGGTTTGATCAAATTCAAGAGATAAATTGCCGTGGCCTCGCCTTCGGTATTGGGATTGGTCGCGAGGATCACTTCCGATATGCCGGCGCTGCTGTTTTGAAGGCGTTGCAACAGCTCGCGAATGCGCAGATCGTCCGGACCGATGCCGTCGAGCGGCGAGAGCGCGCCGCCCAGCACGTGATACAAACCGCGATATTCGCTGGTGTTTTCCAGCGCCAACACGTCATTGGCTTCTTCGACTACGCAAATCAGCCCGTGCTCACGCTTGGGATTGGCGCACAGCGCGCAGGGATCGGATTCCGTCAGGTTGAAACATTGCGAACAATGCCGCACATTGTCTTTCAAGGCAAGCAATGCTTGCGCCAGCATTTCGACTTCCGGCCGCTGGGTTTTGAGCAGATAGAAAACCAAGCGTTGTGCGGTTTTGCGGCCGATGCCGGGCAGCTTCGACAACTCGATCACCGCGGTTTCAACGCTACGAGAGAGATATTGCATGCAATTTTGCTCGGATGCCGTCCGCCAGGGAGATGATCACATAAACCTCACATGCCGGGCAGTTTTATACCGCCGGCAATATTGCCCAGCATGCCGCCGGTTGCTTTGTTCATCTCCGCGCTGGCAAGCTCCTGCGCGTTGGTGAGCGCTTGGTTCACGGCCGCCACAATCAGATCCTCAAGCAACTCGATATCGTCGGGATTGACGACTTCCTTTTCCAGTTTGACGTGCAGCACTTCCTGGCGGCCGTTCATCACCACCGTGACCATGCCGCCGCCGGCCGTGCCTTCGACACGCAGGCTGGCAAGGCTTTCCTGCGTTTCACTGAGTTTTTCCTGCAATTTTTGCGCTTGCTTCAGCAAATCGCCCATGCTGGGACGGCTCATGCGTTTATCTCCTGAAATTAATGTTTTTCAGTTCTTATTTCCACACAACTTTCCGGAAATAAGCATTACAGTCTGCGCCGTTAAGCCTACGGCAGTTTTGCCTGGCACCGAATCAACTCCCCGTCCAACGCCTCCACCAGCTTTTTCGCCACAGGATAATGCTCGAACAGCGCTTGCAGATTCTGCGCGTTATCGCCGTTCATCGCAACTTTGGCGATGCCGTTGCTTAACGGCGCGGCGGGCTGGTCGACGGCGGCTGTCGCTGCAGGTGCGACGGCTTCGGAGATGGGCGCCGGCGGCGCATGCACCACCCCGTTCTCATCTTTCCGGCAGATGATGCGCACGGAATAGCCGGTGTCGGTTTGTACAATTTTTTGAATGATCGTTTTTTGATTGTTCACCGAATTCAGATGAAAGCCGCTGCAATTGCTGCCGAAGCTCAATTCCAACACGCCTTCTTTCAGGGCCGTGGGCGCGCCCATCTCCAAAAACGCGCCCAGGGAAATTTTTTCGGCCTTCACGTGGTCGACAATTTTCAACCAGGTTTGTTGAATTGTCTTGAACGCGGCTTCTTCATCCGCAATTTGGCCGGCGAGCGGCAAGGCGGCTTCTCTGGCCTTCACCACCGGCACGCCTTGCACGCGTGTGAGCAAATTGGAATTGAACAAGCCTCCGGTCGCGGCCACGCTTGGCGCGCTTTGCGTTGCCGGCGCGAGCTTGGGATTGACTTGCGGAATCACGGAAACGCCTTCGTGCCGGGGCGCGGCAACCGACTCTACAATCGTCACTTCAGCCGCGCTGATCGAGGGGTTGACGCTGCTGGCCGCAGAAGCCGGCTTGGTGAGGTTTGCCGCAGGCGCACCGCCGCTTCTCAT harbors:
- a CDS encoding phosphatidylglycerophosphatase A, with translation MPPACNTFTKTAAICATWASFFFVSSLPATWRSEVPAFSQTLARVIATVGGLGYAPVAPGTFGSLAAVLAFLCFPPYLPPFWFTAALLALALIAVWAAQRLATAGNNSDPSEVIIDEVIGMAVTLAFLPLNAVTIWAGFALFRLFDIVKPFPVRQVEKLHGGWGIVLDDALAGVYANLVLRVGIYFWAGA
- the pgsA gene encoding CDP-diacylglycerol--glycerol-3-phosphate 3-phosphatidyltransferase, with the translated sequence MTLSNVLTISRMVLAPVVVALLFPAGLAYRFASLGVFFIAVMTDWYDGYLARKSGKISAWGAFWDPLADKILTLSTFFAFALYEYVAMWMVIAIAARDVLITLLRTYAQYKNKPVVTSVSAKWKTASQMAAIYLIMLYLIAQSYFLDAAMPQWLHWIDEFRLIPVMMHLVTLITIATGVQYLYENRGHLRNLGQFFFRIFAARNLAK
- the recR gene encoding recombination protein RecR, with translation MQYLSRSVETAVIELSKLPGIGRKTAQRLVFYLLKTQRPEVEMLAQALLALKDNVRHCSQCFNLTESDPCALCANPKREHGLICVVEEANDVLALENTSEYRGLYHVLGGALSPLDGIGPDDLRIRELLQRLQNSSAGISEVILATNPNTEGEATAIYLLNLIKPLGIKVSRLARGLPVGGDLEFTDEVTLSRALTGRVAW
- a CDS encoding YbaB/EbfC family nucleoid-associated protein, whose amino-acid sequence is MSRPSMGDLLKQAQKLQEKLSETQESLASLRVEGTAGGGMVTVVMNGRQEVLHVKLEKEVVNPDDIELLEDLIVAAVNQALTNAQELASAEMNKATGGMLGNIAGGIKLPGM